In one Mesorhizobium australicum genomic region, the following are encoded:
- a CDS encoding acyl-CoA dehydrogenase family protein, producing MDFELSEQQRLMRDSLRSFLTRECPIEYVRACDEEERFPFELYDKLAAEGWLGLPIPEAYGGMGGSCTDLAVFLEEFARHFEAGANIFYTTIVIATDAITHFGTEAQQRELLPKLAKGEIRFAFSLSEPNSGSDAASLRTRAVLEGDEWVINGQKMFCSCAQEADYILLMARSDAEAPKHKGITMFLLDPKTPGVEIRKLKKLGLKPMDLNEIFLSDVRLPKDAIIGTANNGWMNALKTLDYERCCLSAVNVGAAQTVLDKSVAYTNEREQFGQKISSFQLTRAKLADMDMEIEAARLLLYRSANLVDRGIPNNKESAMANLYSSETYVRAALNGMRMMGGWGYLMEYDMQRHFRDSKLAEIGGGTSEILRIIISREITK from the coding sequence ATGGATTTTGAACTCTCCGAACAGCAGAGGCTGATGCGGGACAGCCTGCGGTCGTTCCTGACGCGCGAATGCCCGATCGAATATGTCAGGGCATGCGACGAGGAGGAACGGTTTCCGTTCGAGCTCTACGACAAGCTCGCCGCCGAAGGCTGGCTCGGCCTGCCAATCCCGGAAGCCTATGGCGGTATGGGCGGAAGCTGCACCGACCTCGCGGTCTTCCTCGAAGAGTTCGCCCGCCACTTCGAGGCCGGGGCCAACATCTTCTACACGACGATCGTCATCGCGACCGACGCCATCACCCATTTCGGCACCGAGGCGCAGCAGCGCGAGCTGCTGCCCAAGCTTGCCAAGGGCGAGATCCGCTTCGCCTTCTCGCTGTCGGAGCCGAACTCGGGTTCGGACGCGGCCAGCCTGCGCACACGGGCAGTGCTGGAGGGCGACGAGTGGGTGATCAACGGACAGAAGATGTTCTGCTCCTGCGCCCAGGAGGCCGACTACATCCTGCTGATGGCGCGCTCCGACGCGGAAGCGCCCAAGCACAAGGGCATCACCATGTTCCTGCTCGACCCGAAAACACCCGGAGTCGAGATCCGCAAGCTCAAGAAGCTTGGCCTCAAGCCGATGGACCTGAACGAGATCTTCCTGTCGGACGTGCGCCTGCCGAAGGACGCCATCATCGGCACGGCGAACAATGGCTGGATGAACGCGCTGAAGACGCTCGACTACGAGCGCTGCTGCCTTTCGGCTGTCAATGTCGGCGCCGCGCAGACCGTGCTCGACAAGTCGGTCGCCTACACCAACGAGCGCGAGCAGTTCGGGCAGAAGATCTCGAGCTTCCAGCTCACCCGCGCCAAGCTCGCCGACATGGACATGGAGATCGAGGCCGCCCGTCTCCTGCTCTACCGCAGCGCCAACCTCGTCGATCGGGGCATCCCGAACAACAAGGAGAGCGCGATGGCCAATCTCTATTCCTCCGAGACCTATGTCCGCGCCGCGCTCAACGGCATGCGCATGATGGGCGGCTGGGGCTATCTGATGGAATACGACATG